One genomic region from Lycorma delicatula isolate Av1 chromosome 9, ASM4794821v1, whole genome shotgun sequence encodes:
- the LOC142329842 gene encoding uncharacterized protein LOC142329842 — MTSWLTHPLFIYITIILTVHPQGSEGRGDRIRTSRQGSTTTKFKCPSEGFHPDPENCFVFYRCVNFGGSTRSLTPFQFQCGPGTVYDPQLNVCGHPHSSPRPECRNVVPPSDPEPEPSPDYQDYGPPPNSQKPGYPSSQPSYPEPPGQPSYPQPPAQPSYPQPPAQPPGQPSYPQPPAQPPYPQPPAQPPYPQPSTPPSYAPTPAPPSYPQTPAQSYPQTSAQPSYPQTGIQPSYPQTPQYPESPAVSQPPFQESSDSSSSDSDVAGNEIDSDQCQTEGLQPVKGDCTKFVRCVDSGNGKFIRYEFNCGAGTAWDQELQTCNHAHLVHRPDCGQDSTTASSSVSLIQSDSTVGSTITQSWSNSSSSASSTSSSSNFEWSNTTSTGGQTTTAAGGGGQSSSSSSNQQSSSAGGSTQTTSGATQGSTSSGSNQQSTSASNSQQSTASGSSQQSSSSSNQQGSSGSNQQTTTSGSNQGSSSSSSNQSGSSGSSQTTSSANNQQSSTSGQQQTTSSQNNQQTTSSGSNQQTTSSANNQQTTSSGTNQQTTTSGGNQQTTSSGSNQQTTSAGSNQQTTSSGSNQQTTSSGSNQQTTNAGSTQQTTSSESNQQTTSSGSNQQTTSAGSTQQTTSSGSNQQTTSAGSTQQTTSSGSNQQTTSTGGTQQTTSSGSNQQTTTGENQQTTTTGSNQQTTSAGSTQQTTSSGSNQQTTSAGSTQQTSTGENQQTTTTGSNQQTTSAGSTQQTTSSGSNQQTTSAGSTQQTTTGENQQTTTTGSNQQTTSAGSTQQTTTGENQQTTTTGSNQQTTSAGSTQQTTTGENQQTTMTGSNQQTTSSGNNQQTTSSEGNQSTTNSETQTTGDLQGTSGTTVSGTEQSTTDNQSATNNQETSSSGSGQTTPLTPQQTNSQQSTTTLQPTTQFTTEQTTVSPTTLQPIITQPPATSTKPSVQTTQKPTQPLPTYQTTQNPSQTDASMQPSPSTPKPTQIPTTQAPPTSSSPAPVSSSQTQKPSQPSTTEATTGISSQPENSQEPDGDQPTGQQTGSINENPPTSQQSSTSQQPPPSQQPQCKSEGFFPVYGQCTRFYRCVKFGDKYTKFDFTCGPGTFWDPDVETCNHPWALKRTDCMSGSSGSSSSSSIPSSTASNNVDTGNEIPHGPPSEKPSGTQSPSRPDGGQPTSSQTTSPSQPPVQPTPGSQTSGSGSSENQIPNSGGQQSSTTTTVSPQSPSQTTPGQQTTAGLNGKPCGISPPSSQITCPKAGFYPHPTDCKKFYRCVDLDENKGERFTVYHFDCPPGTIFDPAIGNCNYPNSVYPARDCSGTSSQPPPGDNTSSSTSNQGPGSSYLPPDPGASSSTSPAPSNQPSTPSSSTSGVYPTQPSDNASPGEEMVPEESPESVETPFSSSQKPPSQTTQGKPEISSQPSSTPTTTSGSSETCTSDGFFPVKGDCSKFYRCHNNIKYDFKCGTGTVWDPDNTVCNHPWAVKRTDCSASSTSPTSESSTTPTQGSTSSGSSTSSTSVETSSQISSSQTPPCKQPTDTESSTLSPSKGDCSGGDGYYPVEGDCTRFYRCHNNIKYDFKCGEGTVWDPDNTVCNHPWAVKRTDCGGSTTSSTKPIPPQPTPPAQTEVSTIQETTTQVTPVSETTIPTTGTPPDKYPSTSQTEQSTGGLTETQSTGTPPGSTQPGTTTVTSESTEQASTTETSPGSTGTQPGSTDTQPGTTGTLPGSTGTTPGSTDTQPGSTGTPTGTQPGTTGTPPGTTGTQPGTTGTPPGTTGTQPGTTGTPPGTTGTQPGTTGTPPGTTGTLPGSTGTPPGTTEISTPPPTEISSETTITDSTTPSLTTSETSTPSSPGTTNPVTEQSTETSQPEGTTSTAPEETNPPDSTTSPDGSEKDESCPAIDNDQFHLVCPTGFRRHPKYCNLFYQCTTSPNNYDMRVVVLSCPNDTHYDERKIQCLPPTEATPCSGSLANQRLVRRVADGSTPPLPRSSTEPICPKEGHFPYEGDCNKFYKCKRSGRGIMQGEIYQCPEGYAFWNVSWRCEKISKIPRCNRGAGALLPEPTMNIPLETIDIGSRRKKFIQI, encoded by the exons GTTCTGAGGGCAGAGGAGATAGAATAAGAACAAGTCGTCAAGGCTCaacaactactaaatttaaaTGTCCAAGCGAAGGATTTCATCCAGATCCTGAAAACTGTTTCGTTTTCTATAGATGTGTTAACTTTGGTGGATCTACTCGTAGTTTAACGCCGTTCCAATTTCAATGCGGTCCAGGGACAGTATATGACCCACAATTAAATGTATGCGGTCATCCACATAGTTCACCAAGGCCAGAATGTCGTAATGTTGTACCACCAAGTGATCCAGAACCTGAACCATCTCCAGATTATCAAGATTATGGTCCGCCACCAAATTCTCAAAAACCAGGTTACCCTTCATCTCAACCATCATATCCAGAACCACCAGGTCAACCTTCTTATCCCCAACCTCCTGCACAACCATCGTACCCTCAGCCACCTGCACAACCTCCAGGACAACCTTCTTATCCTCAACCTCCAGCACAGCCACCTTACCCTCAACCACCTGCACAACCTCCTTATCCTCAACCCTCTACACCACCCTCTTACGCTCCAACTCCTGCACCACCATCATATCCACAAACTCCTGCACAATCTTACCCTCAAACTTCAGCACAACCTTCTTATCCTCAAACTGGCATACAACCATCCTACCCTCAAACCCCTCAGTATCCTGAAAGTCCTGCTGTCAGTCAACCCCCATTCCAAGAATCGTCAGACTCTTCTAGCTCAGACTCAGATGTGGCTGGAAATGAAATTGACAGTGATCAATGCCAAACAGAAGGACTGCAGCCTGTCAAAGGTGATTGTACAAAGTTTGTGAGATGTGTTGACTCtggaaatggaaaatttattcGATATGAATTCAACTGTGGTGCAGGAACAGCTTGGGATCAGGAATTACAAACCTGCAATCATGCTCATCTTGTACATAGACCAGATTGTGGTCAGGACTCTACTACAGCCAGTTCATCAGTTTCACTTATACAATCAGATTCTACTGTTGGAAGCACAATCACACAGTCATGGTCAAATTCATCATCATCAGCATCAAgtacatcatcatcatctaatTTTGAATGGTCTAACACAACTTCTACTGGAGGACAAACTACTACAGCAGCAGGAGGAGGCGGACAATCAAGTTCATCTTCCTCAAACCAACAAAGTTCATCTGCTGGTGGATCCACTCAAACAACATCAGGAGCTACTCAAGGAAGCACATCATCAGGAAGTAATCAACAAAGCACATCAGCCTCAAACAGTCAACAATCAACAGCATCAGGGAGTAGTCAACAAAGCTCATCATCTAGTAATCAACAGGGCAGTAGTGGTAGTAATCAACAAACTACAACTTCAGGAAGTAATCAAGGAAGTTCATCTTCTAGTAGTAACCAGAGTGGTTCATCTGGAAGCAGCCAAACTACATCATCTGCAAATAATCAACAATCATCTACAAGTGGCCAACAACAAACAACGTCCTCCCAAAATAATCAGCAAACTACTTCCTCTGGCAGTAATCAGCAAACAACATCCTCAGCAAATAACCAGCAAACTACTTCTTCAGGTACTAATCAACAAACTACTACCTCTGGAGGAAATCAGCAAACTACTTCCTCAGGCAGCAACCAGCAGACAACATCTGCAGGTAGCAATCAACAAACAACATCTTCAGGAAGTAATCAACAAACAACATCCTCAGGAAGCAACCAGCAAACAACTAATGCAGGTAGTACTCAACAAACAACATCTTCAGAAAGTAATCAACAAACAACATCCTCAGGAAGCAACCAGCAAACAACTTCTGCAGGTAGCACTCAACAAACAACATCCTCAGGAAGCAACCAGCAAACAACTTCTGCAGGTAGCACTCAACAAACAACATCTTCAGGAAGTAACCAGCAAACAACTTCTACAGGTGGCACTCAACAAACAACATCTTCAGGAAGTAATCAACAAACAACCACTGGAGAAAATCAACAAACTACTACCACTGGAAGCAATCAGCAGACAACATCTGCAGGTAGTACTCAACAAACAACGTCTTCAGGAAGTAATCAACAAACAACGTCTGCAGGAAGCACTCAACAAACATCCACTGGAGAAAATCAGCAAACTACTACCACTGGAAGCAACCAGCAGACAACATCTGCAGGTAGTACTCAACAAACAACGTCTTCAGGAAGTAATCAACAAACAACATCTGCAGGAAGCACTCAACAAACAACCACTGGAGAAAATCAGCAAACTACTACCACTGGAAGCAACCAGCAGACAACATCTGCAGGAAGCACTCAACAAACAACCACTGGAGAAAATCAGCAAACTACTACCACTGGAAGCAACCAGCAGACAACATCTGCAGGAAGCACTCAACAAACGACCACGGGAGAAAATCAACAAACTACTATGACTGGAAGCAACCAGCAAACAACATCCTCAGGTAACAATCAGCAGACTACATCATCTGAAGGTAACCAAAGTACAACTAACTCAGAAACTCAAACAACTGGAGACCTACAAGGAACAAGTGGAACAACAGTTTCTGGAACAGAGCAATCTACTACTGATAATCAGTCAGCTACTAATAATCAAGAAACATCATCTTCAGGAAGTGGTCAAACTACACCTTTAACTCCACAGCAAACTAACAGTCAGCAGTCAACAACTACATTACAACCAACAACTCAATTCACTACAGAGCAAACAACAGTAAGTCCAACAACCTTACAACCTATTATAACTCAACCTCCAGCAACATCAACAAAACCATCTGTTCAGACCACTCAAAAACCTACTCAACCTTTACCAACTTACCAAACCACACAAAATCCATCTCAAACAGATGCCTCTATGCAACCATCACCATCAACACCTAAACCTACCCAAATACCTACAACTCAAGCACCACCAACTAGTAGTTCACCTGCTCCTGTTAGCTCATCACAAACACAAAAACCCTCTCAACCATCAACAACAGAAGCAACTACAGGCATCTCTTCACAACCAGAAAACTCTCAGGAACCCGATGGTGATCAGCCTACTGGTCAACAAACTGGGAGTATTAATGAAAACCCACCTACTAGTCAGCAGTCTTCAACAAGTCAGCAACCACCACCATCTCAACAGCCTCAGTGCAAATCTGAGGGTTTCTTTCCAGTATATGGCCAATGCACAAGATTTTACAGATGTGTTAAATTTGGggataaatacacaaaatttgatttcacTTGTGGTCCAGGTACTTTCTGGGATCCTGATGTGGAGACATGTAACCATCCTTGGGCTCTAAAACGAACAGACTGTATGAGTGGTTCATCTGGTAGCAGTTCATCTTCTAGTATACCATCCAGTACAGCAAGTAATAATGTAGACACAGGAAATGAAATACCTCATGGACCACCTTCTGAGAAGCCTAGTGGAACACAGTCTCCCTCTAGGCCTGATGGAGGACAACCAACATCAAGTCAGACAACATCTCCAAGCCAACCTCCAGTTCAACCTACTCCTGGAAGCCAGACATCTGGTTCTGGTTCATCAGAAAATCAGATACCAAATTCAGGAGGGCAACAATCTTCAACAACCACAACTGTTTCACCCCAATCACCAAGTCAAACAACACCAGGTCAACAAACAACAGCAGGTCTTAATGGTAAACCCTGTGGAATATCTCCACCATCATCTCAAATAACATGTCCTAAAGCTGGATTTTATCCACACCCTACTGACTGTAAGAAATTCTATCGTTGTGTAGATCTGGATGAAAATAAGGGAGAAAGATTCACTGTATATCACTTTGACTGTCCACCAGGAACTATATTTGATCCTGCGATAGGAAACTGTAATTATCCTAATTCTGTATACCCAGCAAGAGACTGTAGTGGAACTTCATCACAACCTCCTCCAGGGGATAATACATCAAGCTCTACTTCAAATCAGGGTCCTGGAAGTAGTTATTTACCACCTGACCCTGGAGCATCGAGTTCAACTAGCCCAGCACCCAGCAATCAGCCATCTACTCCTTCATCTAGTACAAGTGGTGTATATCCAACTCAACCTAGTGATAATGCATCACCAGGTGAAGAAATGGTTCCTGAAGAAAGTCCTGAAAGTGTAGAAACACCTTTTAGTTCCAGTCAAAAACCACCATCACAAACAACACAAGGTAAACCAGAAATTAGTTCACAACCTTCTTCTACTCCAACAACTACATCAGGTTCATCTGAAACATGCACCAGCGATGGATTTTTCCCAGTAAAAGGAGACTGTTCTAAATTCTATAGATgccataacaatattaaatatgacTTTAAATGTGGGACAGGCACAGTATGGGATCCAGATAACACCGTCTGTAATCATCCATGGGCAGTAAAACGTACTGATTGCTCAGCATCTTCTACTTCACCTACTTCAGAATCTTCTACAACACCTACACAAGGAAGTACATCATCTGGTAGCAGCACCAGTTCAACTTCTGTAGAAACTAGTTCACAAATAAGCAGCAGCCAAACTCCACCATGCAAACAACCCACAGATACAGAGTCATCAACACTTTCACCTTCAAAAGGTGATTGCAGTGGAGGAGATGGCTATTATCCAGTAGAAGGCGACTGTACAAGATTTTATAGATGCCACAAcaacataaaatatgattttaaatgtgGAGAAGGTACTGTCTGGGATCCAGACAATACAGTCTGTAACCACCCTTGGGCGGTTAAACGAACAGATTGTGGAGGATCAACCACTTCTAGTACCAAGCCAATACCACCACAACCAACACCACCAGCACAAACAGAGGTTTCTACTATTCAGGAAACTACAACACAGGTTACACCAGTATCTGAAACAACTATCCCCACCACTGGCACTCCCCCTGATAAATATCCTTCCACTAGTCAAACAGAACAATCAACAGGTGGTTTAACAGAGACACAATCTACTGGAACTCCACCTGGATCCACTCAACCAGGAACAACAACTGTAACATCTGAATCAACTGAACAAGCAAGTACAACAGAAACATCACCTGGATCAACAGGTACTCAGCCTGGATCAACAGACACACAACCAGGAACAACAGGAACATTGCCAGGATCTACAGGAACTACACCAGGATCTACAGACACTCAACCAGGATCAACTGGTACTCCAACAGGAACTCAACCAGGAACCACTGGTACTCCTCCAGGAACAACAGGAACTCAACCAGGAACCACTGGTACTCCACCAGGAACCACTGGAACTCAACCAGGAACCACTGGAACTCCACCAGGAACAACTGGAACTCAACCAGGAACCACTGGAACTCCACCAGGAACAACTGGAACTCTTCCAGGGTCAACAGGTACACCACCAGGAACCACTGAAATATCCACACCCCCACCTACAGAAATATCATCAGAAACAACTATTACTGATTCAACAACACCAAGCCTAACTACCTCTGAAACCTCAACACCATCCTCACCAGGTACAACAAATCCAGTCACTGAGCAAAGTACAGAGACCAGCCAACCAGAAGGAACAACATCAACTGCTCCAGAGGAAACCAATCCTCCAGATTCAACAACCAGTCCTGATGGAAGTGAAAAAGATGAATCATGTCCAGCAATTGATAATGATCAGTTCCATCTAGTTTGCCCAACTGGATTCAGAAGACATCCAAAGTACTGCAACCTCTTCTACCAGTGTACAACAtcacctaataattatgacatgaGAGTTGTTGTCTTGTCTTGTCCAAATGATACGCACTATGATGAAAGAAAAATTCAGTGCTTGCCACCAA ctgaaGCCACTCCTTGTTCTGGATCTCTGGCAAATCAAAGATTGGTTCGCAGAGTAGCTGATGGCTCAACTCCACCG